Proteins from one Gossypium raimondii isolate GPD5lz chromosome 8, ASM2569854v1, whole genome shotgun sequence genomic window:
- the LOC105792816 gene encoding TPR repeat-containing thioredoxin TTL1 isoform X2 has protein sequence MSDLGKPVTERGGFEKLPDQLRDSLSYDFNKPDFRELDLGSPVSPLRTRQSGLTMTTTTSSSSSSSGSVSGRNGSIVTGRRYESRINNNSGELSGSNETSPTVSTRILKPGQIRSEPNIPVSSPSVNVLPTGNICSSGKILKTGMAVNRSSRPDVLGSRSGNYGHGSIMRGSGMGIGHITASKGGTFDHNNTMGKAMEPDEVKRIGNEMYKKGQFLEALSLYDKAIALSPGIAAYRSNRAAALTALGRLGEAVKECEETVKLDPNYWRAHQRLASLLLRVGQVENARKHLCLLGQPQDRTELQKLQAVEKHLCKCTDARRIRDWKSALRETDAAIASGADFSPQLFMCRVEALLKLHQLDDAESSLSVVPKLEPCTNSCSQTKFFGMFSEAYLFFVQAQIEMALGRFENAVTAAEKAEQIDPRNVEVAVLLNNVKLVARARARGNDLFKSERFTEACSAYGDGLRLDPSNSILYCNRAACWFKLGRWEHSVEDCDQALSIQPNYIKALLRRAASNSKLERWADAVQDYEVLRRELPDDNKIAESLFQAQVALKKSHGDFGEEACSIKQFRAAISLPGVSVVHFKMSSNMQCKQISPFVDSLCDRHPSVDIEESPGVANAENISILPTFKIYKNGCCLKEMVCPSREMLEHSVIHNSSYNP, from the exons ATGTCGGATTTAGGTAAGCCGGTGACGGAGAGAGGGGGTTTCGAGAAACTTCCTGATCAACTTCGTGACTCACTGAGTTACGATTTTAACAAGCCTGATTTCCGTGAACTCGATCTGGGTTCACCCGTTTCGCCGCTCCGAACTCGACAATCCGGTCTCACGATGACAACGACTACTAGTTCGAGCTCGAGCTCATCCGGATCGGTTTCGGGTCGAAATGGATCCATCGTGACTGGTAGAAGATACGAGTCTCGTATAAATAACAATTCCGGCGAACTTTCCGGGTCAAACGAAACAAGCCCGACTGTTTCGACGCGGATTTTAAAACCGGGTCAGATAAGATCCGAACCCAACATCCCCGTCAGTTCTCCGTCTGTCAATGTTCTTCCGACGGGTAATATATGTTCTTCAGGGAAAATCCTAAAAACCGGCATGGCGGTGAATCGGAGCTCAAGGCCCGACGTTTTAGGTTCTAGGTCCGGTAATTATGGCCATGGCAGTATAATGCGGGGCTCTGGAATGGGAATTGGACACATTACAGCTTCCAAAGGTGGTACCTTTGATCACAATAACACCATGGGGAAAGCAATGGAACCTGATGAAGTGAAGAGAATTGGCAATGAGATGTATAAAAAAGGACAATTTTTAGAGGCTTTGAGTTTATATGATAAGGCTATAGCTTTGTCTCCAGGTATTGCGGCTTACCGGAGTAATAGAGCGGCGGCATTGACGGCGTTAGGGAGATTAGGAGAGGCGGTGAAGGAGTGTGAGGAAACTGTTAAGTTGGATCCTAACTATTGGAGGGCTCATCAGAGATTGGCTTCATTGTTGTTAAG GGTCGGGCAGGTCGAAAACGCTAGGAAGCACCTATGTCTTCTGGGGCAGCCACAAGATCGAACTGAGTTACAGAAGTTGCAGGCTGTGGAAAAGCATCTTTGCAAGTGTACAGATGCTCGGAGAATTAGGGACTGGAAGAGTGCATTAAGGGAAACCGATGCTGCCATTGCCTCTGGAGCTGACTTCTCTCCTCAG CTTTTTATGTGTAGAGTGGAAGCCCTTTTGAAACTCCATCAACTCGATGATGCTGAATCAAGCCTTTCGGTTGTTCCTAAATTAGAACCATGCACCAACTCCTGTTCACAGACTAAGTTCTTCGGGATGTTTTCTGAAGCATATCTCTTCTTTGTCCAAGCACAAATTGAGATGGCACTCGGAAG GTTCGAGAATGCTGTTACAGCTGCTGAAAAGGCTGAACAAATTGATCCCCGAAATGTTGAAGTTGCTGTACTGCTTAACAACGTGAAGTTGGTTGCGAGAGCACGGGCACGTGGGAATGATCTGTTCAAATCCGAAAGATTCACTGAGGCCTGCTCAGCGTATGGGGACGGTCTTAGGCTCGATCCATCAAACTCTATTCTTTATTGTAACAGAGCAGCTTGTTGGTTTAAGCTCGGGCGGTGGGAACATTCCGTTGAAGATTGTGACCAAGCTTTAAGCATCCAACCAAATTACATAAAAGCCCTTTTACGAAGAGCGGCATCTAATAGCAAG CTAGAGAGATGGGCTGATGCGGTTCAAGATTACGAAGTTTTGCGAAGGGAACTTCCCGATGACAACAAGATTGCCGAATCTCTATTTCAAGCACAAGTCGCATTGAAGAAATCTCATGGCGACTTCGGCGAGGAAGCATGCAGTATCAAACAGTTCCGAGCTGCGATATCTCTGCCAG GCGTTTCCGTAGTCCATTTCAAGATGAGTTCCAACATGCAATGCAAACAGATATCTCCATTCGTGGATTCACTATGTGACCGCCATCCCTCC GTGGACATCGAGGAGAGTCCTGGAGTTGCAAATGCCGAAAACATAAGTATCTTACCAACATTCAAGATATACAAAAACGGTTGCTGCCTCAAGGAAATGGTGTGTCCGAGTCGAGAAATGCTTGAACACTCAGTGATACATAATAGCTCTTACAACCCATGA
- the LOC105792816 gene encoding TPR repeat-containing thioredoxin TTL1 isoform X1, with the protein MSDLGKPVTERGGFEKLPDQLRDSLSYDFNKPDFRELDLGSPVSPLRTRQSGLTMTTTTSSSSSSSGSVSGRNGSIVTGRRYESRINNNSGELSGSNETSPTVSTRILKPGQIRSEPNIPVSSPSVNVLPTGNICSSGKILKTGMAVNRSSRPDVLGSRSGNYGHGSIMRGSGMGIGHITASKGGTFDHNNTMGKAMEPDEVKRIGNEMYKKGQFLEALSLYDKAIALSPGIAAYRSNRAAALTALGRLGEAVKECEETVKLDPNYWRAHQRLASLLLRVGQVENARKHLCLLGQPQDRTELQKLQAVEKHLCKCTDARRIRDWKSALRETDAAIASGADFSPQLFMCRVEALLKLHQLDDAESSLSVVPKLEPCTNSCSQTKFFGMFSEAYLFFVQAQIEMALGRFENAVTAAEKAEQIDPRNVEVAVLLNNVKLVARARARGNDLFKSERFTEACSAYGDGLRLDPSNSILYCNRAACWFKLGRWEHSVEDCDQALSIQPNYIKALLRRAASNSKLERWADAVQDYEVLRRELPDDNKIAESLFQAQVALKKSHGDFGEEACSIKQFRAAISLPGVSVVHFKMSSNMQCKQISPFVDSLCDRHPSVNFLNVDIEESPGVANAENISILPTFKIYKNGCCLKEMVCPSREMLEHSVIHNSSYNP; encoded by the exons ATGTCGGATTTAGGTAAGCCGGTGACGGAGAGAGGGGGTTTCGAGAAACTTCCTGATCAACTTCGTGACTCACTGAGTTACGATTTTAACAAGCCTGATTTCCGTGAACTCGATCTGGGTTCACCCGTTTCGCCGCTCCGAACTCGACAATCCGGTCTCACGATGACAACGACTACTAGTTCGAGCTCGAGCTCATCCGGATCGGTTTCGGGTCGAAATGGATCCATCGTGACTGGTAGAAGATACGAGTCTCGTATAAATAACAATTCCGGCGAACTTTCCGGGTCAAACGAAACAAGCCCGACTGTTTCGACGCGGATTTTAAAACCGGGTCAGATAAGATCCGAACCCAACATCCCCGTCAGTTCTCCGTCTGTCAATGTTCTTCCGACGGGTAATATATGTTCTTCAGGGAAAATCCTAAAAACCGGCATGGCGGTGAATCGGAGCTCAAGGCCCGACGTTTTAGGTTCTAGGTCCGGTAATTATGGCCATGGCAGTATAATGCGGGGCTCTGGAATGGGAATTGGACACATTACAGCTTCCAAAGGTGGTACCTTTGATCACAATAACACCATGGGGAAAGCAATGGAACCTGATGAAGTGAAGAGAATTGGCAATGAGATGTATAAAAAAGGACAATTTTTAGAGGCTTTGAGTTTATATGATAAGGCTATAGCTTTGTCTCCAGGTATTGCGGCTTACCGGAGTAATAGAGCGGCGGCATTGACGGCGTTAGGGAGATTAGGAGAGGCGGTGAAGGAGTGTGAGGAAACTGTTAAGTTGGATCCTAACTATTGGAGGGCTCATCAGAGATTGGCTTCATTGTTGTTAAG GGTCGGGCAGGTCGAAAACGCTAGGAAGCACCTATGTCTTCTGGGGCAGCCACAAGATCGAACTGAGTTACAGAAGTTGCAGGCTGTGGAAAAGCATCTTTGCAAGTGTACAGATGCTCGGAGAATTAGGGACTGGAAGAGTGCATTAAGGGAAACCGATGCTGCCATTGCCTCTGGAGCTGACTTCTCTCCTCAG CTTTTTATGTGTAGAGTGGAAGCCCTTTTGAAACTCCATCAACTCGATGATGCTGAATCAAGCCTTTCGGTTGTTCCTAAATTAGAACCATGCACCAACTCCTGTTCACAGACTAAGTTCTTCGGGATGTTTTCTGAAGCATATCTCTTCTTTGTCCAAGCACAAATTGAGATGGCACTCGGAAG GTTCGAGAATGCTGTTACAGCTGCTGAAAAGGCTGAACAAATTGATCCCCGAAATGTTGAAGTTGCTGTACTGCTTAACAACGTGAAGTTGGTTGCGAGAGCACGGGCACGTGGGAATGATCTGTTCAAATCCGAAAGATTCACTGAGGCCTGCTCAGCGTATGGGGACGGTCTTAGGCTCGATCCATCAAACTCTATTCTTTATTGTAACAGAGCAGCTTGTTGGTTTAAGCTCGGGCGGTGGGAACATTCCGTTGAAGATTGTGACCAAGCTTTAAGCATCCAACCAAATTACATAAAAGCCCTTTTACGAAGAGCGGCATCTAATAGCAAG CTAGAGAGATGGGCTGATGCGGTTCAAGATTACGAAGTTTTGCGAAGGGAACTTCCCGATGACAACAAGATTGCCGAATCTCTATTTCAAGCACAAGTCGCATTGAAGAAATCTCATGGCGACTTCGGCGAGGAAGCATGCAGTATCAAACAGTTCCGAGCTGCGATATCTCTGCCAG GCGTTTCCGTAGTCCATTTCAAGATGAGTTCCAACATGCAATGCAAACAGATATCTCCATTCGTGGATTCACTATGTGACCGCCATCCCTCCGTAAATTTTCTAAAC GTGGACATCGAGGAGAGTCCTGGAGTTGCAAATGCCGAAAACATAAGTATCTTACCAACATTCAAGATATACAAAAACGGTTGCTGCCTCAAGGAAATGGTGTGTCCGAGTCGAGAAATGCTTGAACACTCAGTGATACATAATAGCTCTTACAACCCATGA